Proteins from a genomic interval of Dermacentor variabilis isolate Ectoservices chromosome 8, ASM5094787v1, whole genome shotgun sequence:
- the LOC142590514 gene encoding uncharacterized protein LOC142590514 codes for MAEIIAQSVSEDYSSHQALVAHDGEVEVPTVYEIRFADDPTESTLQRKWSPAVTEQFILLRHEKRRFFNGKRNTTKALYQQILDEIGLGGVVSADQARKKWNNLMAKYRVEKAEIEKKEREGDPVPEGLIWPYYKLMDTVMKDIDGTLSVLMPSPQPRVQFLQQRYSIPSIQSTADGETLVETEVYEPVEGGVARALQSMPTPLASHLNSAARRRIRRELTFEERLLKAVEAGNDTLEKVSRTVETQGNALLSVLQRLADEICKTT; via the exons ATGGCGGAAATCATAGCCCAATCCGTATCTGAAGACTACTCAAGCCACCAGGCACTGGTCGCGCACGACGGCGAAGTCGAGGTGCCGACAGTCTACGAGATACGTTTCGCCGACGACCCGACCGAAAGCACACTACAGAGGAAAT GGTCGCCCGCGGTCACCGAGCAGTTCATCCTACTTCGGCACGAGAAGCGACGCTTCTTCAATGGCAAACGAAACACCACCAAGGCATTGTACCA GCAAATCCTGGATGAAATCGGCCTCGGAGGCGTCGTGTCGGCCGACCAGGCGCGCAAGAAGTGGAACAACCTAATGGCCAAGTACCGGGTTGAAAAGGCGGAGATT GAAAAAAAAGAGCGCGAGGGAGACCCCGTGCCTGAGGGCCTCATCTGGCCATACTACAAGCTCATGGACACAGTCATGAAGGACATTGATGGCACACTGTCTGTGCTGATGCCCTCACCACAGCCACGCGTCCAGTTCCTCCAGCAGCGATACTCCATCCCCAGCATCCAGAGCACGGCAGACGGCGAGACCCTCGTCGAGACAG AGGTCTACGAACCCGTGGAAGGTGGCGTGGCCCGAGCGCTGCAGTCGATGCCCACCCCACTTGCCTCGCACCTCAACTCGGCTGCGCGGAGGCGCATCCGCCGAGAGCTGACCTTTGAAGAGCGCCTCCTCAAGGCAGTCGAGGCGGGCAACGATACACTGGAGAAAGTGAGCCGCACAGTTGAGACTCAG GGGAATGCCCTCCTGTCTGTTCTGCAGCGGCTGGCAGATGAAATTTGCAAGACGACGTAG